The Bacteroides acidifaciens genome includes a region encoding these proteins:
- the rpmG gene encoding 50S ribosomal protein L33 → MAKKAKGNRVQVILECTEHKDSGMPGTSRYITTKNRKNTTERLELKKYNPILKRVTVHKEIK, encoded by the coding sequence ATGGCAAAGAAAGCAAAAGGTAACAGAGTACAGGTGATTCTGGAATGTACAGAACACAAAGACAGTGGAATGCCGGGAACATCTCGTTATATCACAACTAAGAACAGAAAGAATACTACAGAAAGACTTGAGTTGAAGAAATACAACCCGATTCTGAAGAGAGTTACAGTACACAAGGAAATTAAATAA
- the rpmB gene encoding 50S ribosomal protein L28, which produces MSKICQITGKKAMIGNNVSHSKRRTKRTFDLNLFNKKFYYVEQDCWISLSICANGLRIINKKGLDAALTEAVAKGYCDWKSIKVIG; this is translated from the coding sequence ATGTCGAAGATTTGTCAAATTACCGGAAAGAAAGCCATGATTGGCAACAATGTTTCACACTCAAAGAGAAGAACTAAAAGAACCTTTGATTTGAACTTGTTTAACAAAAAGTTCTATTATGTAGAACAGGATTGTTGGATCAGCCTTAGTATTTGCGCTAATGGGCTGCGTATTATCAACAAAAAGGGACTGGATGCTGCGCTGACCGAAGCTGTGGCTAAAGGTTATTGTGATTGGAAAAGCATTAAAGTAATCGGCTAA
- a CDS encoding competence/damage-inducible protein A, with protein sequence MFAEIITIGDELLIGQVVDTNSAWMGQELNKIGIEVLRVVSVRDREEEILEAIDNAMKRVNIVLVTGGLGPTKDDITKQTLCKFFHTELIFSKEVFENVKRVLAGKIPMNALNKSQAMVPKDCTVINNPVGSASVSWFERDGKVLVSMPGVPQEMTVVMTESVLPKLHERFHTDVIIHQTVLVQNYPESVLAEKLEPWENALPECIKLAYLPKLGIIRLRLTGRGQKREEIKTLLDREKVKLEEILGEDIFCEEDTPLEIIVGELLKKKKLTVSTAESCTGGSIAARLTSIAGSSEYFNGSVVAYSNDVKTRLLHVAPETLERYGAVSEKTVIEMVKGAMKALKTDCAVATSGIAGPGGGTPEKPVGTVWIAAGYKNEIRTYKQETNRGRAMNIERACNNALLMLRDLLK encoded by the coding sequence ATGTTTGCTGAGATTATAACCATTGGTGATGAACTGTTGATTGGGCAGGTCGTCGATACTAATTCCGCCTGGATGGGGCAGGAATTGAACAAAATAGGTATTGAAGTTCTTCGTGTCGTTTCAGTCCGCGACCGGGAGGAAGAGATTCTGGAAGCGATTGATAATGCGATGAAAAGGGTAAATATCGTTTTAGTGACCGGAGGACTTGGCCCTACTAAGGATGATATAACCAAACAAACTCTTTGCAAGTTCTTTCATACGGAACTGATATTCAGTAAAGAAGTATTCGAAAATGTAAAACGAGTATTGGCGGGAAAAATTCCAATGAACGCACTCAATAAAAGCCAAGCGATGGTTCCTAAAGACTGCACGGTAATCAACAATCCTGTAGGAAGTGCCTCTGTCAGTTGGTTTGAAAGGGATGGAAAGGTACTTGTTTCCATGCCGGGAGTCCCGCAGGAAATGACTGTCGTTATGACTGAAAGCGTATTGCCTAAGTTGCACGAAAGATTTCACACAGACGTAATCATCCACCAAACTGTCCTTGTGCAGAATTATCCGGAATCAGTGCTGGCGGAAAAATTAGAGCCTTGGGAAAATGCTTTGCCGGAATGTATTAAGTTGGCATATCTGCCCAAACTTGGGATCATTCGCTTGAGACTGACCGGACGCGGACAAAAAAGAGAAGAAATAAAAACTCTTCTTGACCGTGAAAAAGTAAAACTAGAGGAAATATTGGGTGAAGACATTTTTTGCGAGGAAGATACACCGTTGGAGATTATCGTAGGCGAACTTTTGAAAAAGAAGAAATTGACCGTTTCCACCGCAGAAAGTTGTACCGGTGGAAGCATTGCCGCACGATTAACGTCCATCGCCGGAAGCTCGGAATATTTTAATGGCAGTGTGGTAGCTTACTCTAATGATGTAAAAACGAGACTTCTACACGTGGCTCCCGAAACATTAGAACGTTATGGTGCTGTAAGTGAAAAGACTGTGATTGAAATGGTAAAAGGCGCGATGAAAGCATTAAAAACTGACTGTGCTGTCGCGACATCGGGAATAGCCGGTCCGGGTGGCGGCACTCCGGAGAAACCTGTGGGGACTGTTTGGATAGCTGCTGGTTATAAAAACGAAATTCGTACTTACAAGCAAGAAACGAATCGCGGAAGAGCCATGAATATTGAAAGAGCGTGCAATAATGCACTACTAATGCTTCGGGATTTACTCAAATAA
- the tsaD gene encoding tRNA (adenosine(37)-N6)-threonylcarbamoyltransferase complex transferase subunit TsaD has translation MSAIILGIESSCDDTSAAVIKDGYLLSNVVSSQAVHEAYGGVVPELASRAHQQNIVPVVHEALKRAGITKEELSAVAFTRGPGLMGSLLVGVSFAKGFARSLNIPLIDVNHLTGHVLAHFIKAEGEENKQPQFPFLCLLVSGGNSQIILVKAYNDMEILGQTIDDAAGEAIDKCSKVMGLGYPGGPIIDKLARQGNPKAFTFSKPHIPGLDYSFSGLKTSFLYSLRDWMKEDPDFIEHHKVDLAASLEATVVDILMDKLRKAAKEYKIKEVAVAGGVSANNGLRNSFREHADKYGWNIFIPKFSYTTDNAAMIAITGYFKYLDKDFCSIDLPAYSRVTL, from the coding sequence ATGAGTGCAATAATATTAGGAATTGAATCCTCTTGTGATGATACGTCGGCAGCCGTTATCAAGGATGGTTATCTGCTGTCAAATGTGGTATCAAGTCAAGCCGTACACGAAGCATACGGTGGAGTAGTACCCGAACTGGCTTCACGGGCACATCAACAAAACATTGTACCGGTAGTACACGAAGCATTAAAACGTGCCGGCATTACCAAAGAAGAATTGAGCGCTGTAGCTTTCACCCGCGGACCGGGTTTAATGGGCTCTTTGCTTGTCGGTGTCTCTTTTGCTAAAGGATTCGCACGTTCCTTAAACATTCCTTTGATTGATGTTAATCATCTGACAGGTCATGTTTTAGCGCATTTTATTAAAGCGGAAGGAGAGGAGAATAAGCAACCCCAATTCCCGTTCCTTTGCCTGTTGGTATCCGGTGGAAATTCACAAATTATATTGGTAAAAGCATATAATGACATGGAAATTCTTGGTCAGACGATTGATGATGCTGCAGGTGAGGCGATTGATAAATGTTCGAAAGTTATGGGACTAGGCTATCCGGGCGGTCCAATTATTGATAAGTTGGCACGTCAAGGAAATCCGAAAGCTTTCACATTCAGCAAACCACATATTCCAGGCTTGGATTATAGTTTTAGCGGGTTGAAAACTTCATTTCTGTATTCATTGCGCGATTGGATGAAAGAGGATCCTGATTTCATCGAACACCATAAAGTAGATTTGGCGGCATCGCTGGAAGCAACGGTTGTGGACATTCTGATGGATAAGTTGAGGAAAGCAGCTAAAGAATATAAAATTAAAGAAGTGGCAGTAGCAGGAGGAGTTTCTGCAAACAATGGATTGCGTAATTCGTTCCGGGAACATGCTGATAAATATGGTTGGAACATATTTATCCCCAAATTCAGCTACACGACTGACAATGCAGCTATGATTGCCATTACTGGATATTTCAAATATTTGGATAAGGATTTCTGCTCCATTGATCTTCCGGCTTATTCTCGCGTTACATTATAA